In one window of Helianthus annuus cultivar XRQ/B chromosome 17, HanXRQr2.0-SUNRISE, whole genome shotgun sequence DNA:
- the LOC110926384 gene encoding uncharacterized protein LOC110926384 isoform X1 produces MDAVELPLPAAVVTKIMRSSGCSGGGGISRVELLGSKSERETSSSSFHPDKDDNCNVNGSKPGFWNKMSDDDLYRQGGQLTSLRNGEAFVDHDMVSGQEAKQSQRKTGKSSRSNGNGSRRSRVAQMEASLNVTGVADTSDLPKELGSYSGKYNIADKTQTAKPKTAVSGKRSEKRNGKIPKNKCDSFSVKAGLSSFSSAAGGNNILGVYGSKHDIRDLVKHVEDVSLNELLDDSYKCPNSVKVKEKSTEALNGSILQSVREACSVLHLQKLTQTPKVPAADPTYNYSASSFLPNSSTNDENKGDAADPSPSNKVESSFAGPTDHHANILQFPLFEPKDVLDRLTLPPHKDLDLMLLDSTKPTSTSKVHNGGSLPTFPWSHVSGGHFKTNPDVVKSVPSKSTCQSRWVKIGKSTTSLWDTGTTSYLADFQHLTYNQSLVPLQSQPLGSTEKEKPPLISTVNREATPSGTRTTGSKISAGHSAGVLSAAQTLCDLAAEFRKKDQYGPASWQKKISHKSIRASKLTSDEKLEKALFTIPSSRSVGTTSLINDTKSHSSKKVKLDPTKGPYHWSTTTPQSIRSSSSSSPSKLFKNKSSPMMEAKHHGSSSSPLKRSMTAPPAKLPPNKPSKLRKLVPMEWKSRGDEKGNAKY; encoded by the exons ATGGATGCGGTGGAGTTACCGCTTCCAGCTGCTGTTGTTACAAAGATCATGAGATCGTCTGGTTGCAGTGGCGGTGGTGGAATTAGTCGTGTGGAGTTGTTAGGTAGCAAATCGGAGCGTGAAACTTCCAGCAGCTCATTTCATCCGGATAAAG ATGATAACTGTAATGTCAATGGTTCAAAACCAGGTTTTTGGAACAAGATGTCAGATGATGACTTGTACAGGCAAGGTGGTCAGTTGACCAGTCTTCGCAACGGAGAAGCATTTGTTGACCATGATATGGTCTCAGGGCAAGAGGCTAAGCAATCTCAGAGGAAAACAGGGAAATCGTCTAGAAGCAATGGCAATGGTTCTAGAAGATCACGAGTAGCACAGATGGAAGCTTCTTTGAACGTAACAGGAGTAGCTGATACGAGTGATCTGCCCAAAGAACTAGGATCTTATTCTGGAAAATACAATATTGCAG ATAAAACACAGACGGCGAAACCTAAGACAGCTGTCTCTGGTAAGCGAAGTGAAAAAAGAAATGGAAAAATTCCAAAGAACAAATGTGATTCTTTTTCTGTTAAAGCCGGATTGTCAAGCTTCAGTTCAGCTGCTGGTGGAAATAACATACTTG GAGTATATGGTTCTAAGCATGATATCCGTGATCTTGTAAAACATGTGGAAGATGTGTCACTGAATGAGCTCCTTGATGATAGTTACAAGTGTCCCAACTCcgtcaaagtcaaagaaaagtcaacagaagctttGAATGGAAGTATTTTGCAATCAGTTAGAGAAGCATGCTCGGTTCTTCATCTCCAGAAGCTTACTCAAACCCCAAAGGTGCCAGCCGCAGACCCGACTTATAACTATAGTGCTTCGTCTTTCTTGCCAAACTCTAGCACAAATGATGAAAACAAAGGAGATGCAGCAGACCCATCTCCTTCTAATAAG GTGGAAAGTTCTTTCGCGGGTCCCACTGATCACCATGCAAATATACTTCAGTTTCCATTGTTTGAACCAAAGGATGTTTTGGACCGTTTAACTCTTCCTCCTCATAAGGATCTTGATCTTATGCTTCTTGACAGCACGAAGCCTACTTCAACCTCAAAAG TACACAACGGAGGTAGCTTACCAACATTTCCTTGGTCACATGTTTCCGGAGGGCATTTTAAAACTAACCCCGATGTGGTCAAGTCTGTACCGAGTAAGAGTACTTGCCAAAGTCGATGGGTCAAAATCGGGAAGTCAACCACTTCTTTATGGGACACCGGCACTACTAGTTATCTTGCAGATTTTCAACACCTGACTTATAATCAAAGCCTAGTTCCGTTACAAAGTCAACCGCTAGGGTCAACCGAAAAAGAAAAACCTCCTCTGATATCTACTGTTAATCGAGAAGCAACACCTTCTGGGACCCGCACAACAGGTTCTAAAATTTCAG CTGGACATTCTGCAGGGGTGTTATCTGCTGCTCAAACATTATGCGACCTTGCAGCTGAATTCCGTAAAAAAGACCAATACGGGCCTGCCAGCTGGCAAAAGAAAATTTCCCATAAATCTATAAGAGCTAGCAAGTTAACATCAGATGAAAAACTTGAAAAAGCGTTATTCACCATCCCAAGTTCACGATCTGTGGGAACCACCAGCCTCATCAACGACACCAAGTCACATAGTTCAAAGAAAGTCAAACTCGACCCCACCAAAGGTCCGTACCATTGGTCAACTACCACACCTCAATCGATCAGatcgtcgtcatcatcatctccGAGCAAACTCTTCAAGAATAAGAGTTCACCCATGATGGAAGCTAAACACCATGGGAGTAGCAGCAGCCCGTTGAAAAGATCGATGACAGCCCCACCTGCAAAGTTACCACCAAACAAACCTTCAAAACTGAGAAAACTTGTACCAATGGAATGGAAAAGCCGGGGTGACGAAAAGGGTAATGCGAAGTACTAA
- the LOC110921039 gene encoding respiratory burst oxidase homolog protein A isoform X2, translated as MTTKAGAEADRHNTQSETSPDEELVEITLDLQNNDAIILRSVGMDTPVTATSNRSRQSSMRMQNDVVGVDSHSRGVRDGEVDRSRCGTGKALKGLRFISNGKINGVDGWKEVEINFDKYAKDGYLYRADFAQCIGMRDSKEFAVEVFDAISRRRRRRLKVDKISRDELSEYWSQITDQSFDSRLQIFFDMVDKNEDGRITEEEVKEIIMVSASANKLSRLQDQAEEYAALIMEELDPQRLGYIETVAAAIVMGIILHAGNHLACDFPRLINEDENSYALNMSKYFGENKPSYITLLRGVEGVTGIIMVVCMTIAFTLATRWFRRSLVKLPKPFDHLTGYNAFWYSHHLFVIVYILLLVHGWFLYLVKEWYKKTTWMYLAFPVLLYAGERTLRFFRSGSYTVRLLKVAIYPGNVLTLQMSKPPKFRYKSGQYMFVQCPIVSSFEWHPFSITSAPDDDYLSVHIRQLGDWTLELKRVFSEVCEPPLAGKSGLLRADETTKATLPRLLIDGPYGAPAQDYRKYDVLLLVGLGIGATPFISILKDLLNNIVKSDELESHSSSDQSSTCADSSPQGKISPRKKKGVRTTNAYFYWVTREQGSFDWFKGVMNEVAECDHQGVIEMHNYLTSVYEEGDARSALITMVQALNHAKNGVDIVSGTRVRTHFARPNWKKVFSKTCKKHAGARIGVFYCGAPVLAKGLSKLCDEYNQKGGSTNLEFHKEHF; from the exons ATGACTACGAAAGCCGGTGCAGAAGCCGACCGCCACAATACGCAGAGTGAGACTTCTCCAGATGAAGAGCTTGTTGAAATCACTCTCGATCTTCAGAATAACGACGCTATCATTCTACGTAGTGTAGGTATGGACACTCCGGTAACCGCAACATCGAATCGGTCACGGCAGTCATCCATGAGGATGCAAAACGACGTCGTAGGAGTGGATTCACATTCACGCGGAGTGCGTGATGGTGAGGTTGATCGAAGTCGTTGCGGTACTGGTAAAGCTCTAAAAGGTCTCCGATTCATCAGTAATGGTAAAATCAACGGTGTGGATGGTTGGAAGGAAGTTGAGATTAATTTCGATAAGTATGCAAAGGATGGATATCTGTATCGTGCTGATTTCGCACAATGCAtag GAATGAGAGATTCAAAGGAGTTTGCAGTTGAAGTGTTTGATGCAATTAGCAGAAGAAGAAGACGTAGGCTAAAAGTTGACAAGATCAGTAGAGATGAGTTATCTGAATATTGGTCACAGATCACTGATCAGAGCTTCGATTCTCGCCTCCAGATCTTCTTCGACAT GGTAGACAAGAACGAAGATGGAAGAATCACTGAAGAAGAAGTTAAAGAG ataATAATGGTGAGTGCGTCAGCAAACAAGCTATCAAGGTTGCAAGACCAAGCAGAAGAGTATGCAGCTCTAATTATGGAAGAATTGGACCCCCAAAGACTTGGCTACATTGAG ACGGTAGCTGCAGCCATTGTAATGGGTATAATACTCCATGCGGGAAACCATCTGGCATGCGATTTCCCAAGGCTTATAAACGAAGACGAAAACAGCTACGCTCTTAACATGAGTAAATACTTCGGGGAAAACAAACCGAGCTATATAACCCTGCTTCGAGGGGTAGAGGGTGTAACCGGAATCATAATGGTGGTATGCATGACGATTGCCTTCACACTCGCAACCAGATGGTTCAGGCGAAGTCTAGTGAAGCTACCAAAACCATTTGATCATCTCACTGGCTACAATGCCTTCTGGTATTCACATCACCTTTTTGTGATCGTCTACATTTTGCTGCTAGTACATGGATGGTTCCTTTATTTGGTGAAGGAATGGTACAAAAAGACG ACATGGATGTATCTTGCATTTCCGGTTTTGCTTTATGCAGGCGAAAGAACGCTTAGATTCTTTCGGTCTGGCTCCTATACTGTCCGCCTTCTAAAG GTTGCGATTTATCCGGGTAACGTTCTCACGTTACAAATGTCCAAGCCTCCTAAGTTTCGGTATAAGAGTGGACAATACATGTTTGTTCAATGCCCGATTGTATCTTCATTCGAATG GCATCCATTTTCAATCACGTCTGCTCCAGACGATGATTATCTTTCAGTTCACATACGACAGCTAGGTGATTGGACACTAGAACTAAAAAGGGTATTTTCGGAAGTCTGTGAACCACCTCTAGCTGGCAAAAGCGGGTTGCTCAGAGCAGACGAAACCACCAAAGCaac CTTGCCGAGACTATTGATTGACGGGCCGTATGGTGCTCCTGCACAAGACTACCGTAAATACGATGTTCTTTTGCTTGTTGGACTCGGCATTGGAGCAACACCTTTTATTAGTATTCTTAAAGATTTGCTAAACAACATTGTTAAATCGGATGAATTAGAA AGCCACAGTAGTTCAGATCAGAGTTCTACGTGTGCTGACTCATCCCCTCAAGGTAAAATTTCGCCCAGAAAGAAGAAAGGTGTAAGGACGACAAATGCATACTTTTATTGGGTGACTAGAGAACAAGGTTCATTTGACTGGTTCAAAGGGGTGATGAACGAAGTTGCGGAATGTGACCATCAA GGTGTTATAGAGATGCATAACTATCTAACCAGTGTGTATGAAGAAGGTGATGCGCGATCAGCTCTCATCACCATGGTTCAAGCTCTAAACCATGCCAAAAATGGCGTTGACATTGTGTCTGGCACAAGG GTTCGAACGCATTTCGCGAGGCCAAATTGGAAGAAAGTATTCTCGAAAACTTGTAAAAAACATGCAGGTGCTAGGATAG GTGTGTTCTATTGTGGTGCACCAGTGCTAGCTAAGGGGTTAAGTAAGTTATGTGATGAGTACAACCAAAAAGGTGGTTCAACCAATCTTGAATTCCACAAGGAGCACTTTTAG
- the LOC110921039 gene encoding respiratory burst oxidase homolog protein A isoform X1 yields the protein MTTKAGAEADRHNTQSETSPDEELVEITLDLQNNDAIILRSVGMDTPVTATSNRSRQSSMRMQNDVVGVDSHSRGVRDGEVDRSRCGTGKALKGLRFISNGKINGVDGWKEVEINFDKYAKDGYLYRADFAQCIGMRDSKEFAVEVFDAISRRRRRRLKVDKISRDELSEYWSQITDQSFDSRLQIFFDMVDKNEDGRITEEEVKEIIMVSASANKLSRLQDQAEEYAALIMEELDPQRLGYIELWQLETLLLQKDTYLNYSQALSYTSQALSQNLLRNHSPIKRISFKFLYYLQENWRRLWIISLWILIMIGLFHWKYFQYKQRAAFDVMGYCVLSAKGAAETLKLNMAIVLLPVCRNTITWLRSTKLSYFIPFDDNINFHKTVAAAIVMGIILHAGNHLACDFPRLINEDENSYALNMSKYFGENKPSYITLLRGVEGVTGIIMVVCMTIAFTLATRWFRRSLVKLPKPFDHLTGYNAFWYSHHLFVIVYILLLVHGWFLYLVKEWYKKTTWMYLAFPVLLYAGERTLRFFRSGSYTVRLLKVAIYPGNVLTLQMSKPPKFRYKSGQYMFVQCPIVSSFEWHPFSITSAPDDDYLSVHIRQLGDWTLELKRVFSEVCEPPLAGKSGLLRADETTKATLPRLLIDGPYGAPAQDYRKYDVLLLVGLGIGATPFISILKDLLNNIVKSDELESHSSSDQSSTCADSSPQGKISPRKKKGVRTTNAYFYWVTREQGSFDWFKGVMNEVAECDHQGVIEMHNYLTSVYEEGDARSALITMVQALNHAKNGVDIVSGTRVRTHFARPNWKKVFSKTCKKHAGARIGVFYCGAPVLAKGLSKLCDEYNQKGGSTNLEFHKEHF from the exons ATGACTACGAAAGCCGGTGCAGAAGCCGACCGCCACAATACGCAGAGTGAGACTTCTCCAGATGAAGAGCTTGTTGAAATCACTCTCGATCTTCAGAATAACGACGCTATCATTCTACGTAGTGTAGGTATGGACACTCCGGTAACCGCAACATCGAATCGGTCACGGCAGTCATCCATGAGGATGCAAAACGACGTCGTAGGAGTGGATTCACATTCACGCGGAGTGCGTGATGGTGAGGTTGATCGAAGTCGTTGCGGTACTGGTAAAGCTCTAAAAGGTCTCCGATTCATCAGTAATGGTAAAATCAACGGTGTGGATGGTTGGAAGGAAGTTGAGATTAATTTCGATAAGTATGCAAAGGATGGATATCTGTATCGTGCTGATTTCGCACAATGCAtag GAATGAGAGATTCAAAGGAGTTTGCAGTTGAAGTGTTTGATGCAATTAGCAGAAGAAGAAGACGTAGGCTAAAAGTTGACAAGATCAGTAGAGATGAGTTATCTGAATATTGGTCACAGATCACTGATCAGAGCTTCGATTCTCGCCTCCAGATCTTCTTCGACAT GGTAGACAAGAACGAAGATGGAAGAATCACTGAAGAAGAAGTTAAAGAG ataATAATGGTGAGTGCGTCAGCAAACAAGCTATCAAGGTTGCAAGACCAAGCAGAAGAGTATGCAGCTCTAATTATGGAAGAATTGGACCCCCAAAGACTTGGCTACATTGAG CTATGGCAGCTCGAAACACTTCTGTTACAGAAAGACACTTACTTGAACTACAGTCAAGCCTTGAGCTACACAAGCCAAGCCTTGAGCCAGAACCTCTTGAGAAACCATAGCCCAATAAAGCGaatcagcttcaaattcctttatTATTTACAAGAGAACTGGAGAAGACTTTGGATTATCAGCTTATGGATATTGATTATGATAGGTCTATTTCATTGGAAATACTTCCAATACAAACAAAGGGCTGCATTTGACGTTATGGGCTACTGCGTTCTCTCCGCTAAAGGCGCAGCCGAAACTCTCAAGCTCAATATGGCTATCGTGTTATTGCCTGTGTGCAGGAACACCATAACTTGGCTGAGGTCCACCAAGTTATCTTATTTTATACCGTTTGATGATAACATCAACTTCCATAAG ACGGTAGCTGCAGCCATTGTAATGGGTATAATACTCCATGCGGGAAACCATCTGGCATGCGATTTCCCAAGGCTTATAAACGAAGACGAAAACAGCTACGCTCTTAACATGAGTAAATACTTCGGGGAAAACAAACCGAGCTATATAACCCTGCTTCGAGGGGTAGAGGGTGTAACCGGAATCATAATGGTGGTATGCATGACGATTGCCTTCACACTCGCAACCAGATGGTTCAGGCGAAGTCTAGTGAAGCTACCAAAACCATTTGATCATCTCACTGGCTACAATGCCTTCTGGTATTCACATCACCTTTTTGTGATCGTCTACATTTTGCTGCTAGTACATGGATGGTTCCTTTATTTGGTGAAGGAATGGTACAAAAAGACG ACATGGATGTATCTTGCATTTCCGGTTTTGCTTTATGCAGGCGAAAGAACGCTTAGATTCTTTCGGTCTGGCTCCTATACTGTCCGCCTTCTAAAG GTTGCGATTTATCCGGGTAACGTTCTCACGTTACAAATGTCCAAGCCTCCTAAGTTTCGGTATAAGAGTGGACAATACATGTTTGTTCAATGCCCGATTGTATCTTCATTCGAATG GCATCCATTTTCAATCACGTCTGCTCCAGACGATGATTATCTTTCAGTTCACATACGACAGCTAGGTGATTGGACACTAGAACTAAAAAGGGTATTTTCGGAAGTCTGTGAACCACCTCTAGCTGGCAAAAGCGGGTTGCTCAGAGCAGACGAAACCACCAAAGCaac CTTGCCGAGACTATTGATTGACGGGCCGTATGGTGCTCCTGCACAAGACTACCGTAAATACGATGTTCTTTTGCTTGTTGGACTCGGCATTGGAGCAACACCTTTTATTAGTATTCTTAAAGATTTGCTAAACAACATTGTTAAATCGGATGAATTAGAA AGCCACAGTAGTTCAGATCAGAGTTCTACGTGTGCTGACTCATCCCCTCAAGGTAAAATTTCGCCCAGAAAGAAGAAAGGTGTAAGGACGACAAATGCATACTTTTATTGGGTGACTAGAGAACAAGGTTCATTTGACTGGTTCAAAGGGGTGATGAACGAAGTTGCGGAATGTGACCATCAA GGTGTTATAGAGATGCATAACTATCTAACCAGTGTGTATGAAGAAGGTGATGCGCGATCAGCTCTCATCACCATGGTTCAAGCTCTAAACCATGCCAAAAATGGCGTTGACATTGTGTCTGGCACAAGG GTTCGAACGCATTTCGCGAGGCCAAATTGGAAGAAAGTATTCTCGAAAACTTGTAAAAAACATGCAGGTGCTAGGATAG GTGTGTTCTATTGTGGTGCACCAGTGCTAGCTAAGGGGTTAAGTAAGTTATGTGATGAGTACAACCAAAAAGGTGGTTCAACCAATCTTGAATTCCACAAGGAGCACTTTTAG
- the LOC110926384 gene encoding uncharacterized protein LOC110926384 isoform X2 produces the protein MDAVELPLPAAVVTKIMRSSGCSGGGGISRVELLGSKSERETSSSSFHPDKGFWNKMSDDDLYRQGGQLTSLRNGEAFVDHDMVSGQEAKQSQRKTGKSSRSNGNGSRRSRVAQMEASLNVTGVADTSDLPKELGSYSGKYNIADKTQTAKPKTAVSGKRSEKRNGKIPKNKCDSFSVKAGLSSFSSAAGGNNILGVYGSKHDIRDLVKHVEDVSLNELLDDSYKCPNSVKVKEKSTEALNGSILQSVREACSVLHLQKLTQTPKVPAADPTYNYSASSFLPNSSTNDENKGDAADPSPSNKVESSFAGPTDHHANILQFPLFEPKDVLDRLTLPPHKDLDLMLLDSTKPTSTSKVHNGGSLPTFPWSHVSGGHFKTNPDVVKSVPSKSTCQSRWVKIGKSTTSLWDTGTTSYLADFQHLTYNQSLVPLQSQPLGSTEKEKPPLISTVNREATPSGTRTTGSKISAGHSAGVLSAAQTLCDLAAEFRKKDQYGPASWQKKISHKSIRASKLTSDEKLEKALFTIPSSRSVGTTSLINDTKSHSSKKVKLDPTKGPYHWSTTTPQSIRSSSSSSPSKLFKNKSSPMMEAKHHGSSSSPLKRSMTAPPAKLPPNKPSKLRKLVPMEWKSRGDEKGNAKY, from the exons ATGGATGCGGTGGAGTTACCGCTTCCAGCTGCTGTTGTTACAAAGATCATGAGATCGTCTGGTTGCAGTGGCGGTGGTGGAATTAGTCGTGTGGAGTTGTTAGGTAGCAAATCGGAGCGTGAAACTTCCAGCAGCTCATTTCATCCGGATAAAG GTTTTTGGAACAAGATGTCAGATGATGACTTGTACAGGCAAGGTGGTCAGTTGACCAGTCTTCGCAACGGAGAAGCATTTGTTGACCATGATATGGTCTCAGGGCAAGAGGCTAAGCAATCTCAGAGGAAAACAGGGAAATCGTCTAGAAGCAATGGCAATGGTTCTAGAAGATCACGAGTAGCACAGATGGAAGCTTCTTTGAACGTAACAGGAGTAGCTGATACGAGTGATCTGCCCAAAGAACTAGGATCTTATTCTGGAAAATACAATATTGCAG ATAAAACACAGACGGCGAAACCTAAGACAGCTGTCTCTGGTAAGCGAAGTGAAAAAAGAAATGGAAAAATTCCAAAGAACAAATGTGATTCTTTTTCTGTTAAAGCCGGATTGTCAAGCTTCAGTTCAGCTGCTGGTGGAAATAACATACTTG GAGTATATGGTTCTAAGCATGATATCCGTGATCTTGTAAAACATGTGGAAGATGTGTCACTGAATGAGCTCCTTGATGATAGTTACAAGTGTCCCAACTCcgtcaaagtcaaagaaaagtcaacagaagctttGAATGGAAGTATTTTGCAATCAGTTAGAGAAGCATGCTCGGTTCTTCATCTCCAGAAGCTTACTCAAACCCCAAAGGTGCCAGCCGCAGACCCGACTTATAACTATAGTGCTTCGTCTTTCTTGCCAAACTCTAGCACAAATGATGAAAACAAAGGAGATGCAGCAGACCCATCTCCTTCTAATAAG GTGGAAAGTTCTTTCGCGGGTCCCACTGATCACCATGCAAATATACTTCAGTTTCCATTGTTTGAACCAAAGGATGTTTTGGACCGTTTAACTCTTCCTCCTCATAAGGATCTTGATCTTATGCTTCTTGACAGCACGAAGCCTACTTCAACCTCAAAAG TACACAACGGAGGTAGCTTACCAACATTTCCTTGGTCACATGTTTCCGGAGGGCATTTTAAAACTAACCCCGATGTGGTCAAGTCTGTACCGAGTAAGAGTACTTGCCAAAGTCGATGGGTCAAAATCGGGAAGTCAACCACTTCTTTATGGGACACCGGCACTACTAGTTATCTTGCAGATTTTCAACACCTGACTTATAATCAAAGCCTAGTTCCGTTACAAAGTCAACCGCTAGGGTCAACCGAAAAAGAAAAACCTCCTCTGATATCTACTGTTAATCGAGAAGCAACACCTTCTGGGACCCGCACAACAGGTTCTAAAATTTCAG CTGGACATTCTGCAGGGGTGTTATCTGCTGCTCAAACATTATGCGACCTTGCAGCTGAATTCCGTAAAAAAGACCAATACGGGCCTGCCAGCTGGCAAAAGAAAATTTCCCATAAATCTATAAGAGCTAGCAAGTTAACATCAGATGAAAAACTTGAAAAAGCGTTATTCACCATCCCAAGTTCACGATCTGTGGGAACCACCAGCCTCATCAACGACACCAAGTCACATAGTTCAAAGAAAGTCAAACTCGACCCCACCAAAGGTCCGTACCATTGGTCAACTACCACACCTCAATCGATCAGatcgtcgtcatcatcatctccGAGCAAACTCTTCAAGAATAAGAGTTCACCCATGATGGAAGCTAAACACCATGGGAGTAGCAGCAGCCCGTTGAAAAGATCGATGACAGCCCCACCTGCAAAGTTACCACCAAACAAACCTTCAAAACTGAGAAAACTTGTACCAATGGAATGGAAAAGCCGGGGTGACGAAAAGGGTAATGCGAAGTACTAA